One window of Chryseobacterium indologenes genomic DNA carries:
- a CDS encoding alpha/beta hydrolase, producing MNKSVVLALGFMLSGVLISAQAFEKKVPQDFDIEKKEIPHGKIDTIQYSSATVGTTRKALVYTPPGYKKGTQYPILYLLHGIGGDEKEWFKNGTPQIILDNLYAKGKLSPMIVVLPNGRAMKDDRATGDIMAKDKVEAFATFEKDLLNDLIPFVEKKYPVKKNRTDRAIAGLSMGGGQTLNFGLGNIDKFAWVGAFSAAPNTKEPQLLLPDPSKAKELKLLWISCGDQDRLMPFSKRTSDYLTDNKIPHIFYVEPGGHDFKVWKNDLYLFSQLLFKPVNQEEVNRILKSQ from the coding sequence ATGAATAAATCAGTTGTATTAGCATTAGGTTTCATGCTGTCAGGAGTTTTAATTTCTGCACAGGCTTTTGAGAAAAAAGTACCCCAGGATTTCGATATAGAAAAAAAGGAAATTCCACACGGAAAAATAGATACAATACAGTATTCTTCGGCAACGGTTGGAACTACACGTAAAGCTTTGGTATATACGCCTCCCGGATATAAAAAAGGCACTCAATATCCTATTTTATATCTGCTACACGGTATTGGCGGAGATGAAAAAGAGTGGTTTAAAAATGGAACTCCGCAAATTATTTTAGATAATCTGTATGCTAAAGGAAAACTTTCTCCCATGATCGTTGTACTTCCCAACGGACGGGCGATGAAGGACGACAGGGCTACCGGAGACATCATGGCAAAGGATAAGGTGGAAGCTTTTGCAACCTTTGAAAAAGACCTGCTGAATGATCTGATTCCTTTTGTAGAAAAAAAATATCCGGTTAAAAAAAACAGAACTGACAGAGCTATTGCCGGACTTTCCATGGGAGGCGGACAAACCCTGAATTTCGGACTGGGAAATATCGATAAGTTTGCATGGGTGGGAGCCTTTTCCGCAGCTCCAAATACCAAAGAACCTCAACTTCTTCTTCCGGATCCATCCAAAGCTAAAGAATTAAAGCTTCTCTGGATTTCGTGCGGAGATCAGGACAGACTGATGCCTTTCAGTAAAAGAACGAGTGACTATCTTACAGACAATAAAATTCCCCATATTTTTTATGTAGAACCGGGTGGTCACGATTTCAAAGTCTGGAAAAATGATCTGTATCTGTTCTCACAGTTGCTTTTCAAACCTGTCAATCAGGAAGAAGTTAATCGTATTCTGAAGTCACAATAA
- a CDS encoding glycoside hydrolase family 43 protein: MNIRTIHISFIALIGLFSMGTAQNPIIQTNYTADPAPMVYNDRLYVYTTHDEDDSTWFTMNDWKVYSTNDMVNWTDHGKILSYKDFEWAKRDAWAAQCVERNGKFFIYVPMWSKTNNKGAIGVAVGDSPFGPFHDPLGKPLVQSEWGDIDPTVFVDDDGQAHMYWGNPKLKYVKLNEDMISYSGNIVEVPMTEESFGKRDGKPNPERPTKYEEGPWLYKRKNLYYLFWPGGPLPEFIGYSTGKTAQGPWKYGGIVMPTEGKSFTNHPGVIDFRGKTYFFYHNGALPGGSGFTRSVSLEELTFNKDGSISPFKMTNGITKAIATVNPYSFNQAEMIAWSENVKSYQNKEAGVFIKAKKNGAYTSVKNVDFRKKGAAAFSARVGTTHNSDVTMTIHLDAVNGPVAAMVKVPLTGGDDRWETVKVQLTEKITGVHDLYFVFNGKASTDIMYFDYWTFLENNEL; encoded by the coding sequence ATGAATATCCGTACAATCCATATAAGTTTCATTGCGCTGATAGGTTTATTTTCAATGGGAACTGCCCAAAACCCAATTATTCAGACCAATTATACTGCAGATCCAGCGCCAATGGTGTACAATGACAGGCTGTATGTGTATACCACTCACGATGAAGACGATTCTACCTGGTTTACCATGAACGACTGGAAAGTATATTCCACCAATGATATGGTGAACTGGACAGATCACGGCAAAATACTCTCGTATAAAGACTTTGAGTGGGCAAAACGCGATGCCTGGGCCGCACAATGTGTAGAAAGAAACGGAAAGTTTTTTATCTATGTTCCGATGTGGTCCAAAACCAATAACAAAGGCGCTATAGGGGTTGCTGTTGGTGACAGTCCGTTTGGGCCTTTTCATGATCCGCTGGGAAAACCTCTCGTTCAGAGCGAATGGGGGGATATTGATCCCACAGTTTTTGTGGATGATGACGGACAGGCACACATGTACTGGGGAAATCCCAAGCTTAAATACGTAAAGCTGAACGAAGATATGATCTCCTATTCCGGAAATATTGTAGAAGTTCCGATGACGGAAGAATCATTTGGCAAAAGAGACGGGAAACCTAACCCGGAAAGACCCACAAAATACGAGGAAGGCCCGTGGCTGTACAAAAGGAAAAACCTGTATTATCTTTTCTGGCCGGGTGGTCCGCTTCCTGAATTCATAGGATATTCTACAGGTAAAACAGCACAGGGACCATGGAAATATGGAGGAATTGTAATGCCTACTGAAGGGAAATCATTCACCAATCATCCCGGTGTTATTGATTTCCGGGGGAAAACGTATTTCTTTTATCACAATGGGGCATTGCCAGGCGGAAGCGGTTTTACAAGATCGGTAAGTCTGGAAGAGCTTACATTCAATAAAGACGGTTCCATCTCACCATTTAAAATGACCAACGGAATTACAAAAGCTATCGCGACAGTTAATCCTTATTCATTCAATCAGGCAGAAATGATTGCCTGGTCGGAAAATGTAAAATCCTATCAGAATAAAGAGGCTGGTGTTTTCATCAAAGCAAAGAAAAATGGAGCATATACCAGTGTAAAGAATGTAGATTTCCGGAAAAAAGGAGCTGCTGCCTTCTCTGCAAGAGTAGGAACGACCCATAACAGTGACGTCACAATGACCATTCATCTGGATGCTGTGAACGGCCCGGTTGCTGCAATGGTAAAGGTTCCGCTGACGGGCGGGGATGACCGCTGGGAAACCGTAAAAGTTCAGCTTACTGAAAAAATTACTGGTGTTCATGATCTGTATTTTGTATTCAATGGAAAAGCCTCAACAGATATTATGTATTTCGACTACTGGACCTTTCTTGAAAATAATGAGTTATGA
- a CDS encoding glycoside hydrolase family 97 protein — MRKKVLYIVFSLFLISKSFAQVAEISSPDGHLKLQVFSEEGKASYNVILQGKAMLEKSPLGLVTNESDFSKDLKFVDSKKDIVSKKYTNEKIKKSEIDYKANTLLVNFSNADQHQIGIEFQVSNNNIAFRYNILPMKERLSVVVQSEITGYRFPSQTTTFLSPMMKPMTGFARTAPSYESGYKADAELGTPSDYGYVFPGLFHIGNEGWILLSETGVNSTYCASHLENTAERSLYKVAYPNIAENNGFGSTGAAVSLPGKTPWRTITVGSSLKPIVETTIPFDVVDPMYEPSQEYQFGKSTWSWILWQDKSMNYDDQVKFIDLAAALKYQFILMDALWDKNIGKDRMRELIQYAKSKNVGVLLWYNSNGAANDAPMGPRNKMSSSVERKKEMKWLKDVGVKGLKVDFFGGDKQETMRLYEDILSDANDFGLTIIFHGATVPRGWEVMYPNYAGSEAVLASEMLYFSEEVRRQEAFFATLHPFIRNTVGSMEFGGTFLNTYLTESNRDKNKRHTTDSFQLATAVLFQNPVQMFGIMPNNLTDAPKFQLDFMKEIPTLWDETVFIDGYPGKYAVVARRHADQWYVAGVNAEKQSRKLKIKLQMFAGKTVRLINDDAQGNSSEKEVKVNAKGDFTIEIQPNGGFVIRIKD; from the coding sequence ATGAGAAAAAAAGTTTTATATATCGTATTCAGCCTGTTTCTGATCAGCAAAAGCTTTGCGCAAGTAGCAGAAATTTCAAGTCCGGACGGACACCTGAAGCTTCAGGTTTTTTCAGAAGAGGGAAAAGCATCGTATAATGTTATCCTTCAGGGAAAAGCAATGCTTGAAAAATCCCCGCTGGGCCTGGTAACCAATGAGTCCGATTTTTCAAAGGATCTGAAATTTGTGGACAGCAAAAAGGATATTGTTTCTAAGAAATATACGAACGAAAAAATCAAAAAATCTGAGATTGATTATAAGGCCAATACTTTATTGGTTAACTTCAGTAATGCAGACCAGCATCAGATAGGCATTGAATTTCAGGTGAGCAATAACAATATTGCTTTCCGCTACAATATTCTACCGATGAAAGAGCGGCTGAGTGTTGTGGTACAGTCAGAAATTACAGGGTACAGATTCCCTTCACAGACCACTACTTTTCTTTCACCTATGATGAAGCCTATGACAGGTTTTGCACGCACCGCACCAAGCTATGAAAGTGGCTATAAAGCCGATGCAGAGCTGGGAACACCGTCTGATTACGGCTACGTTTTCCCCGGTCTTTTCCATATTGGAAATGAAGGCTGGATATTGCTTTCCGAAACAGGAGTAAACAGTACATATTGTGCTTCACACCTTGAAAACACAGCAGAAAGAAGCCTTTACAAAGTAGCCTATCCGAACATTGCTGAAAACAATGGTTTCGGAAGTACAGGAGCAGCCGTTTCACTTCCTGGAAAAACGCCTTGGAGAACAATTACAGTGGGCAGTTCTTTGAAACCCATCGTAGAAACTACCATTCCTTTTGATGTCGTAGATCCGATGTATGAGCCTTCACAGGAGTATCAGTTTGGAAAATCTACGTGGAGCTGGATTCTGTGGCAGGACAAAAGCATGAACTATGATGATCAGGTGAAATTCATAGACCTTGCTGCTGCTCTGAAATATCAGTTTATTCTTATGGATGCGCTTTGGGATAAAAATATAGGTAAAGACCGTATGAGAGAGCTTATTCAATATGCAAAATCAAAAAATGTAGGGGTATTGCTTTGGTACAACTCCAACGGAGCAGCCAATGACGCACCGATGGGACCGAGAAACAAAATGAGCTCATCCGTTGAACGTAAAAAGGAAATGAAGTGGCTGAAAGATGTCGGTGTAAAAGGGCTAAAAGTGGATTTCTTCGGAGGAGACAAACAGGAAACCATGCGTCTTTACGAAGATATTCTGTCAGATGCCAATGATTTTGGATTAACCATTATTTTTCACGGAGCCACGGTACCTAGAGGCTGGGAAGTGATGTACCCGAATTATGCAGGAAGCGAAGCCGTTCTTGCCTCAGAAATGCTCTATTTCTCAGAAGAGGTACGCAGGCAGGAAGCTTTTTTTGCCACGCTTCATCCTTTTATCAGAAATACGGTGGGAAGTATGGAATTCGGAGGAACTTTTCTCAATACATATTTAACCGAGTCCAACAGAGACAAAAATAAAAGACATACCACGGATAGCTTTCAGCTGGCTACAGCAGTCCTGTTTCAGAATCCCGTTCAGATGTTTGGTATCATGCCGAATAACCTGACCGATGCTCCGAAGTTTCAGCTGGATTTTATGAAAGAAATCCCGACACTTTGGGATGAAACCGTTTTTATAGATGGTTATCCCGGGAAATATGCCGTGGTGGCGAGAAGACATGCGGATCAATGGTATGTGGCTGGTGTAAATGCTGAGAAACAATCCCGGAAACTGAAAATAAAACTTCAGATGTTTGCCGGGAAAACAGTCAGGTTGATTAATGATGATGCTCAGGGAAATTCCTCAGAAAAAGAGGTTAAAGTGAATGCAAAAGGTGATTTTACGATTGAAATTCAGCCGAACGGAGGATTTGTAATAAGAATTAAAGATTGA
- a CDS encoding SGNH/GDSL hydrolase family protein: MRFKSLYIFIISGFLVSCSSSRSLEKQSSKGQWLTTWATAPQLVEPKNLAPEPGLSGNTLRQIVRISVGGKKLRLRFSNKYSMDSLAVKAVSIAVPSDSSNVDAATIRSLTFEKKNNFKIAPGSDIYSDEVNFNLKPNSLLAITISYTKVTQSVTGHPASRTTSFIVKGEQTNAAVFKNPVKTDHWYSLFNIDVKTDEPSYAVAIMGNSITDGRGSGTNRQNRWPDIFSQRLLANPSTRNISVLNFGIGGNCVVRGGLGPTALDRFDYNILNQQGVKWLIILEGVNDLGGTRDPDDAFKRTEELIAAYQVMIDKAHTNGIKVYGATILPFGKSFYEKPFRIEAWRKVNDWIRNSGKFDAVIDFAKHMQSENPEVILNDMHDHDFLHPNEAGYRRMGEFVDLNLFKN, translated from the coding sequence ATGCGCTTCAAAAGCTTATATATCTTTATCATCTCGGGATTTTTGGTTTCCTGCTCTTCCTCACGAAGTCTGGAAAAACAGTCATCCAAAGGCCAATGGCTCACTACCTGGGCAACAGCCCCCCAATTGGTAGAACCTAAAAACCTTGCGCCGGAACCGGGACTTTCGGGGAATACCCTGCGTCAGATTGTGCGTATATCTGTGGGTGGAAAAAAATTGCGGTTACGTTTTTCCAACAAATACTCCATGGACAGCTTGGCGGTAAAAGCCGTTTCGATTGCCGTGCCGTCCGATAGCAGCAATGTGGATGCCGCCACCATCAGATCATTAACGTTTGAGAAGAAAAACAATTTTAAAATTGCTCCCGGATCCGATATTTATTCTGATGAGGTGAACTTTAATCTGAAACCTAATTCGTTGCTGGCCATTACAATTTCTTATACAAAAGTAACCCAATCTGTCACCGGACATCCAGCTTCAAGAACAACTTCTTTCATTGTTAAAGGTGAGCAGACCAATGCTGCGGTATTTAAAAATCCAGTAAAGACAGATCACTGGTATTCGCTTTTTAACATCGATGTAAAGACTGATGAACCCTCATATGCTGTTGCAATCATGGGAAATTCCATTACCGACGGAAGAGGATCAGGAACCAACAGACAGAATCGCTGGCCGGATATTTTTTCGCAGCGGTTACTGGCAAATCCTTCTACCAGGAATATAAGTGTGCTTAATTTCGGGATCGGGGGGAATTGTGTGGTGCGTGGCGGTTTGGGTCCTACAGCATTAGATCGTTTCGATTATAACATCCTCAATCAGCAGGGTGTAAAATGGCTGATCATTCTGGAAGGAGTGAATGATCTGGGAGGAACAAGAGATCCTGATGACGCCTTCAAAAGAACAGAAGAACTGATTGCCGCTTACCAGGTGATGATCGATAAGGCACATACTAACGGAATCAAAGTGTACGGAGCAACGATTCTTCCTTTCGGAAAGTCGTTCTACGAAAAACCTTTCCGTATCGAAGCATGGAGAAAAGTAAATGACTGGATCAGAAACAGCGGGAAGTTTGATGCTGTCATCGATTTTGCCAAACACATGCAGAGTGAAAACCCGGAGGTCATCTTAAATGATATGCATGATCATGATTTTCTTCACCCCAATGAAGCCGGCTACAGGAGAATGGGAGAATTTGTTGATCTGAACTTATTTAAAAATTAA
- a CDS encoding glycosyl hydrolase 115 family protein translates to MNFTKNISLFLTLLFIFFVKAAEPFISFARTENSVVLKDNNSGLTLFSDSDSDKGILRAVANLQSDFQKVTGVQPHLISQNSGVNGMIIIIGEAGKSKTIDGLIRQKKLDGKALAGKREKYIIQNVSNPFSGVSEAIVIAGSDKRGTIYGIYEMSQQIGVSPWYYWADVPVEKKDNVYFKKGIYTDGEPAVEYRGIFLNDEEPSLGGWARATFGGVNSKFYEKVFELILRLKGNYIWPAMWGKAFYDDDPLSGPLANEMGIVMGTSHHEPMALAQTDWHRYIKKNNLPNVWDYAKNAEVLQKFWRSGMERSKNWEKLVTVGMRGDGDEAMGEGTNISLLEKIVKDQRKIIADVTRKKAEKTPQVWALYKEVQDYYDKGMRVPDDVILLFCDDNWGNVRKLPDLSKPLHKGGYGIYYHFDYVGGPRNSKWINISPIQRVWEQMNLSYEHKVDKLWVVNVGDLKPMEFPISFFLEMAWNPKQFNAKNLLEYTEKWAAQQFGEKHAKEIARMINLYAKYNRRVTPETLDSKTYSLENYHEFETVLNDYRALAVEALRLKEQIPAEYQDAYYQLVLYPIDACSNLYEMYYAVAKNRKLAAQYDLKANYYADKVKECFERNAYLDYKYNNEIAGGKWQHMMDQMRIGYKTWADGKENIMPEVTYVYDDNASKEKIFQEKNGYVSIEAENFARMNSSDRIHWEVIPDFGKTKSGVTTFPQNAYPKTDENIWLEYDINFESKGEFEVQLLLAPTLNFNHNKGLRYEISFDNETPQIVNFNGHYKGELGRWQSEHIIKSVTKHSIQQAGKHTLRFRVLEPGIVLEKLLINTGGLKPSYLGAPESEMLH, encoded by the coding sequence ATGAATTTTACAAAAAACATTTCGTTGTTTCTTACGTTGTTGTTTATATTTTTTGTAAAAGCAGCCGAACCTTTTATTTCTTTTGCCAGGACAGAAAATTCGGTGGTATTGAAAGATAACAATTCAGGTTTGACACTGTTTTCAGACAGCGATTCGGATAAAGGAATTCTGCGTGCCGTTGCAAATCTTCAATCCGATTTTCAAAAAGTAACAGGTGTTCAGCCTCATCTTATTTCCCAAAATTCCGGTGTGAACGGAATGATTATCATTATTGGTGAAGCAGGTAAAAGCAAGACCATTGATGGTTTAATCAGGCAAAAAAAGCTGGATGGAAAAGCATTGGCAGGGAAAAGAGAAAAATATATCATTCAGAATGTCAGTAATCCTTTTTCGGGCGTTTCTGAGGCTATCGTGATTGCAGGAAGCGATAAAAGAGGAACCATTTACGGAATCTATGAAATGTCCCAGCAGATAGGTGTTTCGCCCTGGTATTACTGGGCAGATGTTCCGGTTGAGAAAAAAGATAATGTATACTTTAAAAAAGGAATTTATACCGATGGTGAGCCTGCTGTAGAGTATCGTGGTATTTTCCTTAATGATGAAGAGCCTTCACTCGGAGGCTGGGCAAGAGCAACTTTTGGTGGAGTAAACAGTAAGTTCTACGAAAAAGTTTTTGAACTGATTCTACGTCTTAAAGGAAACTATATCTGGCCGGCAATGTGGGGAAAAGCGTTTTATGACGATGACCCTTTGAGCGGCCCTTTAGCAAATGAAATGGGTATTGTCATGGGAACTTCTCACCATGAGCCTATGGCTTTGGCACAAACCGACTGGCACAGGTATATCAAAAAAAATAACCTCCCGAATGTCTGGGACTACGCTAAAAATGCAGAAGTGCTGCAAAAATTCTGGAGATCCGGAATGGAAAGAAGCAAAAACTGGGAAAAGCTTGTTACAGTGGGAATGCGGGGTGACGGTGACGAAGCGATGGGAGAGGGAACCAATATTTCCCTGCTCGAGAAAATTGTAAAAGATCAGCGTAAAATCATTGCAGATGTTACCAGAAAAAAAGCTGAGAAAACACCTCAGGTCTGGGCATTGTATAAAGAAGTTCAGGACTATTATGATAAAGGAATGCGGGTTCCGGATGATGTGATCCTGCTGTTCTGTGATGATAACTGGGGAAATGTAAGAAAGCTTCCAGACCTTTCAAAACCTTTGCATAAAGGAGGCTATGGAATCTATTATCATTTCGACTATGTAGGCGGACCGAGAAATTCCAAATGGATCAACATAAGCCCTATCCAAAGAGTTTGGGAACAGATGAATCTTTCTTATGAACATAAAGTAGATAAGCTTTGGGTAGTGAATGTGGGAGATTTAAAACCCATGGAATTTCCGATCAGTTTTTTTCTGGAAATGGCCTGGAATCCAAAACAGTTTAATGCTAAAAATCTTTTGGAATATACTGAAAAATGGGCTGCACAGCAGTTTGGAGAAAAACATGCAAAAGAAATTGCGAGGATGATTAATCTGTATGCCAAATACAACAGAAGAGTTACCCCTGAAACCCTTGACAGCAAAACGTACAGCCTTGAAAATTACCATGAATTTGAAACGGTTTTAAATGATTACAGAGCATTGGCTGTAGAAGCTTTACGTTTAAAAGAGCAGATTCCTGCCGAATACCAGGATGCTTATTATCAGTTGGTTTTATATCCTATCGATGCATGCAGCAATTTGTATGAAATGTACTATGCGGTAGCAAAAAACAGGAAATTAGCAGCTCAATATGACTTAAAAGCAAATTATTACGCTGATAAGGTAAAAGAGTGTTTTGAGAGAAATGCTTATCTGGATTATAAATACAATAATGAGATTGCCGGCGGGAAGTGGCAGCATATGATGGATCAGATGAGAATAGGATACAAAACATGGGCAGATGGAAAAGAAAACATAATGCCTGAAGTTACCTATGTATATGATGATAATGCTTCGAAAGAAAAAATATTTCAGGAGAAAAACGGCTATGTTTCCATTGAAGCAGAAAATTTTGCAAGAATGAACAGTTCAGACAGAATCCATTGGGAAGTGATTCCTGATTTTGGGAAAACAAAATCCGGCGTGACAACCTTTCCACAGAATGCTTATCCAAAAACTGATGAAAATATCTGGCTTGAATATGATATCAATTTTGAATCAAAAGGCGAGTTTGAAGTCCAATTATTATTAGCTCCGACTTTAAATTTTAATCATAATAAAGGATTGCGTTATGAGATTTCTTTTGATAACGAAACTCCGCAAATTGTCAACTTCAATGGTCATTACAAAGGAGAGTTGGGAAGATGGCAGTCCGAACATATCATTAAATCCGTTACAAAACATTCGATTCAGCAAGCAGGAAAACATACTTTACGATTCAGAGTGCTGGAACCCGGAATTGTCCTGGAGAAACTCCTGATCAACACCGGAGGTTTAAAACCCTCTTACCTGGGCGCTCCGGAAAGCGAAATGCTTCACTGA
- a CDS encoding T9SS type A sorting domain-containing protein, which produces MKKLLNLVSIHSILFFSCLAHGQLTTVKIDKNTAYQKIKGFGGFVCSPQFAYNHMSTSEIQTLWGASSEGGYNIMRLYIPENSSNWSSVLATAQLAKSMGLTIFASPWTMPAAWKTNNHVNAVYTDTNGVQQIGYLKPENYQDYALYLNSFVTYLQNNGVDLDYISIQNEPDEMAQYQGCIWTPAQITNFIKNYGQLINCKVIAPESVGFTDNFASALLDPSAMANFEVYGGHQYGLMQSTYKQFQNYNKEIWQTEYLINWNSSSTQPARDFSWNTDAFTFAGSVNNALLGNVNAWIHYSAKRYYGLMGDGTYGTPAGVMTKRGYILSNYAKYTTGKTRIEAKWDDKTGVLQGSSYISQDGNQVVLMVINPSQNTYSLKVDLPFYTTSGTKILTNTQSNMVSTPISLSTATFRPTADISPSSVMTFVFNKSGDRPASLMTGGDIHYNKIETQTATSTAFGTGFNISNTTVTFSNPSPLISNNMTAANGYLQLNDRYNKLILHVNSYTTAGQSYSDNTTLYYINSQGATKSYNYGKINFPQGGNFDITLDISRQVLTDGCKGILGLRNSNYSSVLTINLGDVYFNVGNEIASKFGGTYSASDSYLMDALENGYYTSVDFRNAAGVTSSNNWQPMSANTNSIYYVNSNVSSSANNVISGTACSNLVLSGQGMDFQVPFNFTANTASYSRTFNGYDVLILPFQANIPSGVTAYMMSPDANNINCTAISNGIIPANTPVIINATGNITFNGTGNVSTPKAITVNQMNGVYQNIKVPANAYVLKTENGVTGFYKVTAGSEPAIRSFKAYLTEENAYSANVLPLNFGSLDARNILAESKKQEVKIYPNPAKADLFIDSDLSEAAAAIFDAKGSIIRSELKINSGKNHINVGDFPAGIYFIEVTQKNNTIVKQKFIKE; this is translated from the coding sequence ATGAAAAAACTTTTAAATCTTGTCAGCATTCATTCTATATTGTTTTTCAGTTGTCTGGCGCATGGACAGCTTACCACTGTAAAAATTGATAAGAATACAGCTTATCAGAAAATAAAAGGGTTCGGGGGATTTGTCTGCAGTCCTCAGTTTGCGTATAACCATATGTCAACCTCAGAAATTCAGACGCTTTGGGGAGCTTCCAGTGAAGGTGGATATAATATTATGAGATTGTATATCCCTGAAAATAGCAGTAACTGGAGTTCCGTACTGGCTACAGCACAGCTTGCCAAATCTATGGGGCTTACCATTTTTGCTTCGCCGTGGACAATGCCCGCAGCCTGGAAAACCAATAACCATGTAAATGCTGTCTATACCGATACCAATGGTGTACAGCAGATTGGATATTTAAAGCCGGAAAATTATCAGGATTATGCACTTTATCTTAACAGTTTTGTTACCTATCTTCAGAACAACGGAGTTGATCTTGATTATATCTCCATTCAAAATGAGCCGGATGAGATGGCCCAGTATCAGGGATGCATCTGGACTCCTGCACAAATTACCAATTTTATCAAAAATTACGGACAGCTTATCAATTGTAAAGTGATTGCCCCGGAAAGTGTGGGATTTACGGATAATTTTGCCAGTGCTTTGCTGGACCCTTCGGCAATGGCTAATTTTGAAGTGTATGGAGGGCATCAATATGGGCTTATGCAGTCCACCTACAAACAATTCCAGAATTACAACAAAGAAATCTGGCAGACAGAATATCTGATCAACTGGAACTCTTCATCTACCCAGCCGGCCCGAGATTTCAGCTGGAATACGGATGCTTTTACTTTCGCCGGCAGTGTCAACAATGCATTATTGGGTAATGTCAATGCATGGATCCATTACTCTGCCAAACGTTATTATGGCTTAATGGGTGACGGAACTTACGGAACTCCTGCAGGAGTAATGACCAAAAGAGGCTATATTCTTTCAAATTATGCCAAATACACAACAGGAAAAACGAGAATAGAAGCCAAATGGGATGACAAAACCGGAGTTTTACAAGGCTCTTCCTATATTTCCCAGGACGGCAATCAGGTGGTTCTTATGGTCATCAATCCTTCTCAGAATACGTATAGCCTGAAGGTTGATCTGCCTTTTTATACTACTTCGGGAACAAAGATATTGACCAACACACAATCCAATATGGTAAGTACACCTATTTCTTTGAGTACAGCAACGTTCCGGCCAACGGCTGATATCAGCCCTTCTAGTGTTATGACTTTTGTTTTCAATAAAAGTGGTGACAGACCTGCTTCTCTGATGACAGGCGGTGATATTCATTATAATAAAATCGAAACGCAAACGGCTACCAGTACAGCTTTTGGGACAGGATTCAATATCAGCAATACAACGGTGACGTTCTCCAATCCAAGTCCTCTTATCAGTAATAATATGACTGCGGCTAACGGATATCTTCAGCTTAATGACCGATATAATAAACTGATTCTGCATGTAAACAGCTATACAACAGCAGGACAAAGCTATTCGGACAATACAACTTTATACTATATCAACAGTCAGGGGGCAACGAAATCATATAATTACGGTAAAATTAATTTTCCGCAGGGAGGAAATTTTGATATTACATTAGATATTTCAAGACAGGTGCTTACAGACGGATGCAAAGGGATTTTAGGACTGAGAAACTCCAATTACAGCTCTGTGCTTACGATTAATCTGGGAGATGTTTATTTCAACGTAGGAAATGAAATTGCTTCTAAATTCGGCGGAACTTATTCCGCAAGCGACAGCTATCTGATGGATGCCCTGGAAAACGGCTACTACACTTCTGTAGATTTCAGAAATGCAGCAGGCGTTACTTCCTCCAATAACTGGCAGCCTATGAGTGCTAACACTAACAGCATTTATTATGTGAATTCAAACGTAAGTTCATCTGCCAATAATGTGATTTCAGGGACAGCTTGTTCAAATCTTGTCCTTTCCGGTCAGGGTATGGATTTTCAGGTGCCGTTTAACTTTACAGCCAATACAGCTTCTTACAGTCGTACATTTAATGGTTACGACGTGTTGATCCTGCCATTCCAGGCTAATATACCGTCCGGGGTTACTGCTTATATGATGTCACCGGATGCAAATAATATCAACTGTACTGCAATTTCAAACGGAATCATTCCTGCAAATACACCTGTAATCATCAATGCGACAGGAAATATTACTTTCAACGGTACAGGAAACGTCTCTACTCCCAAAGCAATTACTGTTAACCAGATGAATGGAGTTTATCAGAACATTAAAGTTCCGGCCAATGCTTATGTGCTGAAAACAGAAAACGGAGTAACAGGCTTCTATAAAGTAACTGCCGGAAGTGAGCCTGCAATAAGGTCTTTTAAAGCATATCTTACAGAAGAAAATGCCTATTCTGCCAATGTTCTTCCTTTAAATTTCGGATCATTAGACGCCAGAAATATTCTTGCTGAATCCAAAAAACAAGAAGTGAAAATATATCCTAATCCGGCAAAAGCAGATCTTTTCATTGATTCTGATCTTTCAGAAGCTGCTGCAGCCATTTTTGATGCAAAAGGAAGTATCATCAGATCCGAATTGAAAATAAATTCAGGGAAAAACCATATCAATGTGGGAGATTTCCCGGCTGGTATTTACTTTATTGAGGTTACTCAAAAAAACAATACAATAGTAAAACAAAAATTTATCAAAGAGTAA